The genomic region GTCTAAAATCAAACGAAGCTTTGTTCTTTTTTATAATATGTAATTCCCATAAAGATTAGATAACGCAGGATTTGTATCAGAACAAGCATATGTGTTACAAGCTATCAGTAGAAACAATCCAATAATCAAAGTTAGGCATGTCATATGAAAAGCGAGTTACCATAATGAATTCTCTAGGTACGCCCTCACAAAAAAAGGAATCTCATGGTAATATATAGGTGGATTACTTTTAAAAAAGAGGGATTATCAAATGAAAAAAGGACTTATAACGGGAATAATTGCACTACTTATCGTACTAGCTATTTCTTATTTTTCAGGAATTTGGAGTTTTGTTTATTATTTATGTGGAGCTATAGGATTAGTATCTATAGTGCTTTCTGTAGATTTCTTAATTTATACTTTAGGTAACAACCGGTTATCAACTTCCAATGGGAAAAGCCATAAAAGTCGTATAGAGGATTCAAAAAAGTTTATTTCAATTGCTATTCCTAACTTAATAGCAGTATTGATCTATATAATAAACTAATAAAAAACAGCACTATCCTATTTGAATGGGGAGGGCTGTTTTTTATTAGCTCTTCCTACTTTTGTTAACATAAAACCATTTATAGGAAGTAGTATGAGCTATTCTAGAAACCAACTTAGTTATAATAAAGAATGTAACATCTCATTAAAGTCGTCCTGAGTATCTTTAATATTATTAAAAAACTGTTCATCTACTTTTTCTACAATTGGAATCCCTTGTTTAACCTTATTTTTTCCTTCTGCAGTTATAGATAATAAAATTTCTCGCTTATCTAAGGGGTTCTTACTTCTCTCTAAAAGCCCTTTTGTTTCAATAGTACGTACTACATCAGAAATCATCATAATATTTAACTTTGTAAAGTCAGCAAGTTTTTTTTGAGTCACGTTTTCTCCTTTAGTCTGTAGAAAATCACATGCTGCTAGTAACACAAATTGTGAATGAGTAACATTTATCTTACTCAGTTCTTTTGTTATGAGTCTTTGCCATGCATGTGTTACTTGCCATAATAGAAATCCTGAGCTATCTTCTGGATTATTAAATTTGGAAACCCATTTCATGCAGTTTTACCCCCATAGCTTTAGCAATTATTAAAAAGTCTTCCCGTTCTATCTCAAAATGCCCTCTTCTAAAGAGTAGTCCTACATTTGGGGTCATACGGGCAAAATTTAATAAAGGTTTAATTTCTAAATAACTAGCAGATTGGCATTCTTTAAACTCTACATCTATTCTATTCGGTATAAAGTTTGGATTCATTTCGTAAAGATAAACCTCACCCGATTTAACTTTACCAATAGCAGTAAAAGACTGTAAAGGTAAGCCATTTTTATAAGATGTCTTTGGTGAATAATAAACGAGCCAATCTCCTGCTTTCATTCGTTTTAAAGGATATGCTTTACCATGACATAGTTGAGCAAAGCCATTTTCCTCTCCTATTCTTACATGATCCTCAGATACTACACCTATCCAATATCGTATTTTAGTCATTCGTTTTCACCTGCCAATTTAACAAGTCTATCCATAGAATGAGGGATATTTTTTGTTAACAAAGGTCCTATCTGATCCCCTATTTCCTTAGCATGAGGGCCTGAAATGCTAACACCATGTGTAATTTTAGTTTGGGAATCGGTCTTGTTTATGTAATGATAAAAAGCAATTTGTATATTTAGTTCATCTATTGCCATAACACTTGTAAAGCTTTGATTTTCTTTCACTTCTTTAAGAGTAAAGATACTAGGTTTTTGATTGAGAACTGTTAGAGTTCCAACACTTCCCGTTGCAAAGGGGCGCTCTAAATGAGCTTCTATAATTTCATCATCCCACTTTGACCATTTAGATATATCTTGATACAAATTCCAAATAGATGTAGGGCTAGAAGTAGTAAAAATAGCATGTTCGTAGTTCCACATAATAAGACCTCCTAAAATAGTAAGTGCACGTATCATTAATAATACGTGCACTTACTATTTGTGTCAATATTTAACAGAAAGTTTGTTCTGCATAAAAATCTAGTTACCATAATCACAATTATAAGAAGCAAAAAACCTGTATTTTTAAATACAGGTTTTTTCATGTTCTTCTTCAAAATATCTATTTAAAACTTATATTTATTAAAAAATTATCTTAATCTTATCTTTATAATACCACATTTTTGTATTTTTTTCCAGTATAGTATTCAATTCTTTTTTCATTAAAATACAAAATAGGGTAGGTACTTATATAAAAGAAATGGGGTAGAAATTTGAAGGTAGCTAGTGGAGTAGAAGTCATAGAATTAAAAATCGAAGCTCTTGGTAAGCAAATTGTATTAAATCCTACGTTAGTTTGGGATAACAAGATGTCTATCTTAATTGATACTGGAGTACCGGGACAGTTAAATAAAATAAAAGAATCTATGTCTAAAATTGGTGTTCCTTTTGAAACTCTAAAGGCAATTATTTTAACACACCAGGATATTGACCATATAGGAAGTGGTCCTCAACTCTTAGACGAATTGAATAACCAGATTACAGTATATGCCCATGAAAATGATAAACCCTATATTGAAGGGGTTTTACCACTCATAAAAACAGATACTAGTCGTATGAGTAAAGAAGAATTAGCTTCTCTTCCAAAAGAGGTTAAACATTTATATGACAACTCTCCAAAAGTTAAGGTAGATGGATTATTAGAAAATAAACAAGAACTTCCTTACTGTGGAGGAATTGAAGTTATCTATACTCCTGGACATTCTCCAGGTCATATTAGCTTATATTTGAAACAATCAAAAACACTAGTTGCTGGGGATGCTATGGTGAAAATCAATAATCAACTTCATGGACCAGTTAAACAGACTACTCTTGATATAAAAACAGCTACAGAATCTTTAAAAAAATTCTTAGATTACGACATCGACACAGTAATTTGCTACCATGGAGGAGTTTTTAGAGAAGACCCAAGGCCACATATTTTAAAAATATTGAATGAACAATTAGCATAAGTGCAAGTAAACTCCTATGTAAACTGGTTCTATATATAGAGATACAAAGCCGGTTTACATAGTGTGATTTTTTCGGAAGTAATTTATGTATATGAATGTATAGCGAATAGTCCTCCTTGGAAGCCTTCGTGCTGTTATTCTGCACAAAAATGCACAATGAAAAGATATCCTATTTTTAACAAGGCATAATTATAGTTTCTCCTTTTGTTTCGACGAAAACTTTATAATAGCGTAACTGATAGTTAACACAAGAATAGCGCAAGTGTGCAAAAGTGTATTAACTGGGTTATCATGCTCCACAATAACCAGACGTATCAATGCAGTAATGCCAATATAGAGAAAGTAGCGTAGAGGAAAGTGATAATTCTCTTGAAAATATTTTACGATCATTGCAATGAATTCAAAGTACAAAAAGAAAACTAAGATACTTTCAAGAATTTTGTAGTGAGTCTCAATTCCTCGATTAAAAATAGAAAAATGAATGAAATGGAAAATTTCCTTACCAAGCAAAACGGATAAAGTAACAGCTAGTAAAATCAATGCTGTATTTAAGATAAGCCGGAGAACGTGTGAAACCTTAAAGTTCGGTCTTTTGTTTTGTTGTATCATCAATATTCCTCCTACATACATAGACTCTTTACTTTATTATATCTTCCGTTTTAGATTTAGCGTTAGCCGTTACAACTTGTTTGTTGGAATGTTTATTTTGATTCATATATTGCAATACATCAAGACCATATTTGTCGTCAGTAACTGTAAATAGTAAAACTTTAATAATACATGAAATACTTTAATATTTACATAACATATTATAAGAAATAAACAAAGTTATTTTGTGAAATAATAGTCGATTACAAGATTCATTTTTAAAGATATATGTATATAAATCTACAAATTTGGTCAGACTAGTAACGTATTCCCCTATTCCAATAAATTTGAAAAACCTTTGCCTGTATGGGCAAAGGTTTCTTTTTTTATGTAAATATTTTTTAAGATGCAAGCATTCTATGTGTGCTCTTTTTAATTTTCACCAAAGTTCATTGCAAAAAGTAGCATACCTAACGTGATAAGTAATGGAATTATAACAAAAGAGGCCAAACTAAAATATTTCATTAGCCCTTTTTCATTTTTTCCGAAAGCTAGTACTCCACATGTAAAGCCTGCAAGATAAATAACGACTCCTACATAAAGAATATTTGAGCTATATATCGATGTGAAATATTGTCCCAACCCAATAAAAATCCCAAGTATTGATAACCACAATGAGTATAGACTAAAACGTTTTTTCAATTTATTCCTCCAAGAATTAAATATATGGTTAAAGATCACATTTATTTATCTATCAGTTAACATAAAACGTCTTTACTTTGTTCTTGGTACCAGTTCATATTCAGCCTCTGCTTGTTTCAATTCATTCTCTTTCTCTTCAGTCCATTCTAACTTTATTTTTACCTTATTGTTTTCTTTAGAATAAACAGACGCTTCAGATTCGTAATCTCCAGGAATAACTATAGGTTCTTTTAAATAACCTTTGTATCCATACTTAGAGTTATCTGAGTATGGTTTTATTGTTACGTCAATGCTCTTATTTTTTAAGTAAGTAGCTTTCACATCATATACCCATTTATTGTGATCTTTCTTAGGTACGATATTTATTTTCCAATCTTCCGTATTGAAAGAAGAAATCTTTTTCACAGAAATATCTTTAATATTCTCTTGCTTTTGTTGGCATGATATTAGAAGAACTACAGTGCATAAGAAAAGTAAAATAATAGATTTATATTTCATAAAAACTCCTTTTTTATAGAATTTATAGGCTACATAATTAAAAAGACCTTATTAGTATGAATAAGATCTTTTATGTTTATTGCTTATTACGTTCCGCAAAATATAAATAAACAATACCAATGACTAAAGATACTATACTTAAAATATTTAAGGTCGTGCCTATTTCATACAATTGGTCTTTAAACGTACCTGAACTCCAAGATGCTTCACTGGAAGAATAAATTGCTACACTAATAAACTTTGTACATATAAATAAGGCTGCCAAGAATATGAATAAGCAACCCGCGGCCCTTTTATTCAAGAAACACTCCTAATAAGTTACTTTATTATTATATTTTACCACAATTGACCTTTCTAAAGTTAACATAAAACGTATTCCAGGAACCCATATAAATTACTTAAACATATTCTAGTCGTAAACCTACCCCAACTTCTTCTATATCAGCAACTCGAGAGAGAGCTATCTTAGAATGTAGATCCGTACAATGAGAGGCGTGTAGCTTATTAGGACCAAGTTCTTCTATATATTTTACGGTATTCTCTAGCTGAAAGTCTGATGGATTCAATAAATGAAATCCCCCTATAACATCTACTATTCTTTCTTCACTACATACCTCTTTTGCATACTCGATAATGTTACATATCCCCGAATGAGCACAACCTACCATAATAACTAACCCTTCTAGTGATTTATAAACTAACGCAGTATCATCAAAAATAAAATCATCAAATTCTTCTTTTTCAGTGTTTACCTTTCCAATAGATTCTTTGCCCTCAAAATTAAATTTTCTTTTAATTTCACCCAAAAACACTAATTTATCAGTCAGCCAAAATGGTTGCTTAGATAAGTTAATAGGGAAATGTTTGCTTAATTTATTGTAAGATAAGACACTCCCTATCTCGCTTACTGAATCAAGTAATTTGCTTTCAAAAACTAACGGATGACCAATGATGGTAGGGGTATAATGAGTTA from Priestia megaterium harbors:
- a CDS encoding DUF5316 family protein — its product is MKKGLITGIIALLIVLAISYFSGIWSFVYYLCGAIGLVSIVLSVDFLIYTLGNNRLSTSNGKSHKSRIEDSKKFISIAIPNLIAVLIYIIN
- a CDS encoding MarR family winged helix-turn-helix transcriptional regulator, which gives rise to MKWVSKFNNPEDSSGFLLWQVTHAWQRLITKELSKINVTHSQFVLLAACDFLQTKGENVTQKKLADFTKLNIMMISDVVRTIETKGLLERSKNPLDKREILLSITAEGKNKVKQGIPIVEKVDEQFFNNIKDTQDDFNEMLHSLL
- a CDS encoding EVE domain-containing protein; protein product: MTKIRYWIGVVSEDHVRIGEENGFAQLCHGKAYPLKRMKAGDWLVYYSPKTSYKNGLPLQSFTAIGKVKSGEVYLYEMNPNFIPNRIDVEFKECQSASYLEIKPLLNFARMTPNVGLLFRRGHFEIEREDFLIIAKAMGVKLHEMGFQI
- a CDS encoding MBL fold metallo-hydrolase, with protein sequence MKVASGVEVIELKIEALGKQIVLNPTLVWDNKMSILIDTGVPGQLNKIKESMSKIGVPFETLKAIILTHQDIDHIGSGPQLLDELNNQITVYAHENDKPYIEGVLPLIKTDTSRMSKEELASLPKEVKHLYDNSPKVKVDGLLENKQELPYCGGIEVIYTPGHSPGHISLYLKQSKTLVAGDAMVKINNQLHGPVKQTTLDIKTATESLKKFLDYDIDTVICYHGGVFREDPRPHILKILNEQLA
- the psiE gene encoding phosphate-starvation-inducible protein PsiE, producing the protein MIQQNKRPNFKVSHVLRLILNTALILLAVTLSVLLGKEIFHFIHFSIFNRGIETHYKILESILVFFLYFEFIAMIVKYFQENYHFPLRYFLYIGITALIRLVIVEHDNPVNTLLHTCAILVLTISYAIIKFSSKQKEKL
- a CDS encoding MBL fold metallo-hydrolase; amino-acid sequence: MKLSVLVDNNTLIDRYFLGEPALSFFIEEDDKRILFDTGYSDAFIRNAEKMRIDLRNLDWVALSHGHVDHTWGLTHLISLHMEAKSEALTHYTPTIIGHPLVFESKLLDSVSEIGSVLSYNKLSKHFPINLSKQPFWLTDKLVFLGEIKRKFNFEGKESIGKVNTEKEEFDDFIFDDTALVYKSLEGLVIMVGCAHSGICNIIEYAKEVCSEERIVDVIGGFHLLNPSDFQLENTVKYIEELGPNKLHASHCTDLHSKIALSRVADIEEVGVGLRLEYV